TGCAATTTACTGATGTTCCAGGAAGATTACATCATATTACTATTCCTGCTAGTGAATTTGATTTAGATTCGTTAAAAACTGGTTTCGGAAAGTTAGATGGAAGCAGTATAAAAGGATTTACAATGATCTACGAAAGTGATATGGTCCTGTTGCCTGTCCCAGAAACTACTACCATAATACCGTGGACACCTGGCGTAGGAAGAGTAATAACTAAGGTATTTTGGGGAGGAGGCAAAGGTAGATTTGAAAGAGACCCGAGATTCATCGCAGAAGAGGCAGAAAGATATCAAATGGAGCAAGGATATACTTCATTTTTTGGTCCTGAACTTGAATTCTTTATTTTTGATAAATTAGATTTAGATGTAGGAACTCCACAAAGAGGAACAGGTTACAAGATATATGCAAGAGAAGCACCATGGCAAAATAGTGGAGGTCATTTAATAAGATACAAAGAAGGATATTATCCTGCACCACCAATAGATCAATTAATGGATGTAAGATTAGAAGCTGTAGATACGTTACAAAAATATTTTGGATTTACAATAGAAGCAACTCATCACGAAGTAGCAACAGCAGGACAAGGAGAAATTGACTTTAGATTTTCATCATTAGCTGATACTGCAGATAAAGTTCAAACATTGAAATACGTTGTAAAAAACGTTGCTGCAAAACATGGTATGGTTGCAACTTTCATGCCAAAGCCAATGTTTGGAGATAATGGTACTGGAATGCATACTCATTTTAGTTTATGGACTAAAGATAGCAAAAAGAACTTAATGTTTGACCCTACTGACGAATATGCTGAAATTAGTCAAATAGGTAGATATATAATTGGAGGCATTCTGCATCATGCTAGAGCATTATCTGCAATAGTATCAGCTTCAGTGAATAGTTATAGGAGGCTAGTTCCAGGCTTTGAAGCTCCAGTATATATAGCTTGGAGCAGGTCAAATAGAAGCGCTATAATTAGAGTACCATCATACTATAGAGGTATAGAGAAAGCAAAAAGAATAGAATATCGTGCACCAGATCCATCATGTAATCCATATTTAGCTTTCTCTGCTATTCTAATGGCAGGATTAGATGGAATAAATAAGAAAATTGATCCAGGTGATCCTGTAGACGAAAATATCTATCATCTAACTCCAGAAAAAAGAAAACAACTAGGAATAAAGGAATTACCTAGATCATTAGATGAAGCATTAGATGAGTTAGAAAGCGATAAAGAATTCTTAAAACCAGTATTTAATTCCACAATACTAGACGTATATATTGATCTAAAGAGAGATGAAGCTAAATCATTACAAATGTATCCTCATCCAATGGAGTTATACTATTACTTAGACTCTTAATACGCAGGAACATATATATTTGATTTTTTTAGTTTCTTATATATATCATTCAAATCTAGATAGCTATCAAATTCATATCTATTAACAGATTTTTTTAATAAATTATAATCTTGACCTAATAAATTAGCATAATCTGATATCCATCTATCCTTAGATGAAAGAAACCATGAAAACGACTCCTCATAAATACTTTTTATTTTTTCATATTCTAATCCATTTCTAACTGCTAATGTACAGCAATGATTATAATCAAAAGCATGTGAAA
This genomic window from Acidianus manzaensis contains:
- the glnA gene encoding type I glutamate--ammonia ligase; translation: MPSNPEEVLKFIKDNKLDWMDLQFTDVPGRLHHITIPASEFDLDSLKTGFGKLDGSSIKGFTMIYESDMVLLPVPETTTIIPWTPGVGRVITKVFWGGGKGRFERDPRFIAEEAERYQMEQGYTSFFGPELEFFIFDKLDLDVGTPQRGTGYKIYAREAPWQNSGGHLIRYKEGYYPAPPIDQLMDVRLEAVDTLQKYFGFTIEATHHEVATAGQGEIDFRFSSLADTADKVQTLKYVVKNVAAKHGMVATFMPKPMFGDNGTGMHTHFSLWTKDSKKNLMFDPTDEYAEISQIGRYIIGGILHHARALSAIVSASVNSYRRLVPGFEAPVYIAWSRSNRSAIIRVPSYYRGIEKAKRIEYRAPDPSCNPYLAFSAILMAGLDGINKKIDPGDPVDENIYHLTPEKRKQLGIKELPRSLDEALDELESDKEFLKPVFNSTILDVYIDLKRDEAKSLQMYPHPMELYYYLDS